The following coding sequences lie in one Arachis ipaensis cultivar K30076 chromosome B05, Araip1.1, whole genome shotgun sequence genomic window:
- the LOC107644233 gene encoding probable protein phosphatase 2C 8 isoform X1, producing the protein MDETTEGKTVTVEVEPKKREADSESDDLVDVPSKKPKTEDSSVVEASFEIDADAAEDKGSRHTMEDASVVLLDATLDYPGKLRCAHFAIYDGHGGRLAAEYAQKHLHGNVISAGLPRELLDVKAAKRAILDGFRKTDESLLQESSEGGWQDGATAVCVWVLGQKVFVANIGDAKAVLARSAISDGSQGNSDGAHALKAIVLTREHKPIFPQERARIQKAGGVVSSNGRLQGRLEISRGFGDRQFKKVGCSATPDIHSFDLTEREHFIILGCDGLWGVFGPSDAVDFVQKLLNEGLSAAAVSRRLVREAVRERRCKDNCTAIVIVFKRS; encoded by the exons ATGGACGAAACCACAGAGGGCAAAACCGTCACGGTGGAAGTTGAACCCAAAAAGCGCGAAGCTGATTCGGAAAGCGACGATCTTGTTGATGTTCCCTCGAAGAAGCCAAAGACGGAAGATTCTTCGGTTGTCGAAGCTTCTTTCGAAATTGATGCTGATGCAGCTGAGGATAAGGGTTCTAGGCACACAATGGAAGATGCTTCGGTTGTTCTCTTAGACGCAACTTTAGATTACCCTGGAAAATTAAg GTGTGCACATTTTGCAATTTATGATGGGCATGGAGGACGGTTGGCTGCAGAATATGCACAGAAGCATTTGCATGGGAATGTTATCTCAGCTGGATTACCACGTGAGTTG TTGGATGTAAAGGCAGCTAAAAGAGCTATACTTGATG GTTTTCGTAAAACCGATGAGTCTCTTCTTCAAGAAAGTTCTGAAG GGGGATGGCAGGATGGTGCCACAGCTGTCTGTGTCTGGGTATTGGGACAAAAA GTTTTCGTTGCAAACATAGGAGATGCCAAAGCAGTTTTGGCTCGGTCAGCTATAAGTGATGGATCCCAAGGTAATTCTGATGGAGCCCATGCACTAAAGGCCATTGTTTTGACGAGAGAGCACAAACCTATCTTCCCACAGGAACGTGCACGCATTCAGAAG GCTGGTGGTGTTGTAAGCTCAAATGGGCGATTGCAAGGGCGTCTAGAAATTTCTAGGGGTTTTGGAGACCGGCAGTTCAAAAAG GTGGGTTGTAGTGCAACCCCAGATATCCATTCTTTTGATCTTACTGAGAGAGAGCATTTCATCATTCTTGGCTGTGATGGCTTGTGGGGG GTATTTGGTCCCAGTGATGCTGTTGATTTTGTTCAGAAGTTATTGAAT GAGGGGCTTAGTGCTGCAGCTGTGAGCCGCCGTCTTGTAAGGGAAGCTGTACGTGAGCGTCGCTGCAAAGATAACTGCACCGCAATTGTTATTGTATTCAAGCGCAGTTAA
- the LOC107644233 gene encoding probable protein phosphatase 2C 8 isoform X3, whose protein sequence is MMGMEDGWLQNMHRSICMGMLSQLDYHLDVKAAKRAILDGFRKTDESLLQESSEGGWQDGATAVCVWVLGQKVFVANIGDAKAVLARSAISDGSQGNSDGAHALKAIVLTREHKPIFPQERARIQKAGGVVSSNGRLQGRLEISRGFGDRQFKKVGCSATPDIHSFDLTEREHFIILGCDGLWGVFGPSDAVDFVQKLLNEGLSAAAVSRRLVREAVRERRCKDNCTAIVIVFKRS, encoded by the exons ATGATGGGCATGGAGGACGGTTGGCTGCAGAATATGCACAGAAGCATTTGCATGGGAATGTTATCTCAGCTGGATTACCAC TTGGATGTAAAGGCAGCTAAAAGAGCTATACTTGATG GTTTTCGTAAAACCGATGAGTCTCTTCTTCAAGAAAGTTCTGAAG GGGGATGGCAGGATGGTGCCACAGCTGTCTGTGTCTGGGTATTGGGACAAAAA GTTTTCGTTGCAAACATAGGAGATGCCAAAGCAGTTTTGGCTCGGTCAGCTATAAGTGATGGATCCCAAGGTAATTCTGATGGAGCCCATGCACTAAAGGCCATTGTTTTGACGAGAGAGCACAAACCTATCTTCCCACAGGAACGTGCACGCATTCAGAAG GCTGGTGGTGTTGTAAGCTCAAATGGGCGATTGCAAGGGCGTCTAGAAATTTCTAGGGGTTTTGGAGACCGGCAGTTCAAAAAG GTGGGTTGTAGTGCAACCCCAGATATCCATTCTTTTGATCTTACTGAGAGAGAGCATTTCATCATTCTTGGCTGTGATGGCTTGTGGGGG GTATTTGGTCCCAGTGATGCTGTTGATTTTGTTCAGAAGTTATTGAAT GAGGGGCTTAGTGCTGCAGCTGTGAGCCGCCGTCTTGTAAGGGAAGCTGTACGTGAGCGTCGCTGCAAAGATAACTGCACCGCAATTGTTATTGTATTCAAGCGCAGTTAA
- the LOC107641167 gene encoding phosphopantothenoylcysteine decarboxylase-like, which yields MASSYTVRGKTYADVVALPPVAPPKKKQILLAICGCQSAANFGQLIQAFLTWAKVKVIVTKSAKKFVRLPIQYEVDVYMDDDQWILWEKKEDLCLHAALCIWADAMVIAPLSVHALAKIAEGFCDTLLTSVVRAWDCVRKPLFVVPSMDPLWKENYTTLRNYIFLHELGILIITLLIQKQDGKLPEPDEISKFVRDNIWCI from the exons ATGGCCTCATCATATACTGTAAGGGGAAAAACATACGCAGATGTGGTGGCACTGCCTCCAGTGGCACCGCCAAAGAAGAAGCAAATCCTACTTGCCATTTGTGGATGCCAGAGTGCTGCGAATTTTGGACAATTGATCCAAGCTTTCTTGACATGGGCCAAGGTAAAAGTCATTGTCACAAAATCAGCAAAGAAATTTGTTAGACTACCAATCCAATACGAGGTGGACGTGTATATGGACGATGATCAGTGGATCTTGTGGGAGAAAAAAGAGGATCTATGCCTTCATGCTGCGCTTTGTATATGGGCTGATGCCATGGTCATTGCTCCATTATCTGTACATGCCCTTGCAAAG ATTGCAGAAGGGTTTTGTGACACTTTGCTAACAAGTGTTGTGAGAGCATGGGACTGCGTAAGAAAGCCATTGTTTGTAGTACCATCCATGGATCCTTTGTGGAAGGAAAATTATACCACATTGAGAAACTATATTTTCCTTCACGAACTTGGGATCCTTATAATCACACTGTTAATTCAGAAGCAAGATGGGAAACTGCCTGAACCTGATGAGATTTCCAAATTTGTGAGAGATAATATATGGTGCATTTGA
- the LOC107642095 gene encoding WAT1-related protein At3g18200-like isoform X1 → MGSNIVREKVKLLVALLALQFCFAGFHIVSRLALNIGVSKVVYPVYRNLIALILLTPFAYLLEKNQRPSLTLSLLVQFFLLALLGITANQGFYLLGLYYASPTFASAMQNSVPAITFILALTLRLEKVNMARRNGLAKVIGTIASVGGATIITLYKGPPLLQLQSHQTLGDHNSEEMQQNWRWGCIYLLGHCFSWAGWMVFQAPVVKKYPAKLSLTAFTCFFGLIQFLIIAAFVETDLRNWKIVSLQELFLILYAGIVSSAIVIFLQTWCIQKGGPVFVAAFQPLQTVLVALMAAIILGDQLYSGGVIGAILIVLGLYLVLWGKTSEKNITEPPSSLTKPLLLNEEEEIKVDDAASKDIP, encoded by the exons ATGGGAAGCAATATTGTAAGAGAGAAAGTGAAGCTTCTTGTGGCATTACTTGCACTGCAATTCTGCTTTGCAGGATTTCACATTGTATCAAGACTTGCACTAAACATTGGTGTTAGCAAAGTTGTTTACCCTGTATATAGAAATCTAATTGCTTTGATTTTGTTGACCCCATTTGCCTATCTATTAGAGAA GAATCAAAGACCATCTCTTACACTATCTCTATTGGTTCAGTTCTTCCTATTAGCATTATTGGG GATCACTGCAAACCAAGGCTTTTACTTGTTGGGATTATATTATGCTTCTCCAACTTTTGCCTCTGCAATGCAAAACTCAGTTCCTGCTATCACTTTTATCTTGGCCTTAACTTTAAG GCTTGAGAAAGTGAACATGGCAAGGAGAAATGGATTAGCAAAAGTTATAGGAACCATTGCAAGTGTTGGTGGTGCTACTATTATTACTCTATACAAAggtcctcctcttcttcagttACAAAGCCATCAAACACTTGGAGATCATAATTCCGAAGAAATGCAACAAAATTGGAGATGGGGTTGCATATACTTGCTTGGACATTGTTTTTCATGGGCTGGTTGGATGGTTTTTCAG GCTCCTGTGGTGAAGAAGTATCCGGCGAAACTTTCGCTCACCGCGTTCACATGCTTCTTCGGATTGATCCAATTCTTGATCATAGCAGCCTTTGTAGAAACTGACTTGAGAAATTGGAAGATAGTATCATTACAAGAGCTTTTCCTCATTCTATATGCT GGAATTGTATCATCTGCAATTGTCATCTTTCTTCAAACATGGTGTATCCAAAAGGGTGGCCCTGTGTTTGTTGCTGCCTTTCAGCCGTTGCAAACAGTCCTAGTAGCTCTCATGGCAGCAATAATTCTTGGTGATCAGTTATACTCTGGAGG GGTTATTGGTGCAATCCTCATTGTGCTTGGTCTCTACTTAGTCCTATGGGGAAAAACCAGTGAAAAGAACATTACTGAACCACCATCATCATTAACAAAGCCCTTGTTGCTGAATGAAGAGGAAGAGATTAAAGTTGATGATGCAGCTTCAAAAGACATACCATGA
- the LOC107641168 gene encoding phosphopantothenoylcysteine decarboxylase-like has product MASLLPEESVGQNFTWPKPCPPPRKPRVLLAACGCLSAAKFGQICQCFLTWADINTVVTENARVFLDKSSFPHNVQMFSDVDQGRVWSESGPLLGSPLPSALSKWADVMVVAPISANTIAKILGRMCDNLLTTIIRVWDYEKRLYLVPSMDPLMGANPLTERQLHSLRVLGPYVITLAGDNAHKQMPDPEIISEFVKINIK; this is encoded by the exons ATGGCTTCATTATTACCTGAGGAAAGTGTAGGGCAAAATTTTACATGGCCGAAGCCTTGTCCTCCTCCAAGGAAGCCTCGCGTTCTCCTCGCTGCTTGTGGATGCCTATCGGCTGCGAAATTCGGACAGATTTGCCAATGTTTCTTGACATGGGCAGATATAAATACTGTGGTCACAGAAAATGCACGGGTTTTTCTTGATAAATCATCATTTCCACATAATGTGCAAATGTTTTCCGATGTAGATCAAGGGAGGGTTTGGTCAGAATCAGGTCCTCTACTCGGTTCGCCTTTACCCTCTGCTCTTTCTAAATGGGCTGATGTCATGGTCGTTGCTCCAATTTCTGCAAATACCATTGCAAAG ATTCTTGGAAGGATGTGCGACAATTTGCTAACAACTATCATAAGAGTATGGGACTACGAAAAGAGGCTCTATCTCGTGCCATCGATGGACCCTTTGATGGGGGCAAATCCTTTAACAGAGAGACAGCTTCATTCCCTTCGTGTACTTGGTCCCTATGTAATCACACTAGCTGGAGACAACGCTCATAAGCAAATGCCTGATCCTGAAATCATTTCTGAATTTGTGAAAATAAATATCAAGTGA
- the LOC107644233 gene encoding probable protein phosphatase 2C 8 isoform X2 — MFPRRSQRRKILRLSKLLSKLMLMQLRIRVLGTQWKMLRCAHFAIYDGHGGRLAAEYAQKHLHGNVISAGLPRELLDVKAAKRAILDGFRKTDESLLQESSEGGWQDGATAVCVWVLGQKVFVANIGDAKAVLARSAISDGSQGNSDGAHALKAIVLTREHKPIFPQERARIQKAGGVVSSNGRLQGRLEISRGFGDRQFKKVGCSATPDIHSFDLTEREHFIILGCDGLWGVFGPSDAVDFVQKLLNEGLSAAAVSRRLVREAVRERRCKDNCTAIVIVFKRS, encoded by the exons ATGTTCCCTCGAAGAAGCCAAAGACGGAAGATTCTTCGGTTGTCGAAGCTTCTTTCGAAATTGATGCTGATGCAGCTGAGGATAAGGGTTCTAGGCACACAATGGAAGATGCTTCG GTGTGCACATTTTGCAATTTATGATGGGCATGGAGGACGGTTGGCTGCAGAATATGCACAGAAGCATTTGCATGGGAATGTTATCTCAGCTGGATTACCACGTGAGTTG TTGGATGTAAAGGCAGCTAAAAGAGCTATACTTGATG GTTTTCGTAAAACCGATGAGTCTCTTCTTCAAGAAAGTTCTGAAG GGGGATGGCAGGATGGTGCCACAGCTGTCTGTGTCTGGGTATTGGGACAAAAA GTTTTCGTTGCAAACATAGGAGATGCCAAAGCAGTTTTGGCTCGGTCAGCTATAAGTGATGGATCCCAAGGTAATTCTGATGGAGCCCATGCACTAAAGGCCATTGTTTTGACGAGAGAGCACAAACCTATCTTCCCACAGGAACGTGCACGCATTCAGAAG GCTGGTGGTGTTGTAAGCTCAAATGGGCGATTGCAAGGGCGTCTAGAAATTTCTAGGGGTTTTGGAGACCGGCAGTTCAAAAAG GTGGGTTGTAGTGCAACCCCAGATATCCATTCTTTTGATCTTACTGAGAGAGAGCATTTCATCATTCTTGGCTGTGATGGCTTGTGGGGG GTATTTGGTCCCAGTGATGCTGTTGATTTTGTTCAGAAGTTATTGAAT GAGGGGCTTAGTGCTGCAGCTGTGAGCCGCCGTCTTGTAAGGGAAGCTGTACGTGAGCGTCGCTGCAAAGATAACTGCACCGCAATTGTTATTGTATTCAAGCGCAGTTAA
- the LOC107642095 gene encoding WAT1-related protein At3g18200-like isoform X2: MNQRPSLTLSLLVQFFLLALLGITANQGFYLLGLYYASPTFASAMQNSVPAITFILALTLRLEKVNMARRNGLAKVIGTIASVGGATIITLYKGPPLLQLQSHQTLGDHNSEEMQQNWRWGCIYLLGHCFSWAGWMVFQAPVVKKYPAKLSLTAFTCFFGLIQFLIIAAFVETDLRNWKIVSLQELFLILYAGIVSSAIVIFLQTWCIQKGGPVFVAAFQPLQTVLVALMAAIILGDQLYSGGVIGAILIVLGLYLVLWGKTSEKNITEPPSSLTKPLLLNEEEEIKVDDAASKDIP, from the exons AT GAATCAAAGACCATCTCTTACACTATCTCTATTGGTTCAGTTCTTCCTATTAGCATTATTGGG GATCACTGCAAACCAAGGCTTTTACTTGTTGGGATTATATTATGCTTCTCCAACTTTTGCCTCTGCAATGCAAAACTCAGTTCCTGCTATCACTTTTATCTTGGCCTTAACTTTAAG GCTTGAGAAAGTGAACATGGCAAGGAGAAATGGATTAGCAAAAGTTATAGGAACCATTGCAAGTGTTGGTGGTGCTACTATTATTACTCTATACAAAggtcctcctcttcttcagttACAAAGCCATCAAACACTTGGAGATCATAATTCCGAAGAAATGCAACAAAATTGGAGATGGGGTTGCATATACTTGCTTGGACATTGTTTTTCATGGGCTGGTTGGATGGTTTTTCAG GCTCCTGTGGTGAAGAAGTATCCGGCGAAACTTTCGCTCACCGCGTTCACATGCTTCTTCGGATTGATCCAATTCTTGATCATAGCAGCCTTTGTAGAAACTGACTTGAGAAATTGGAAGATAGTATCATTACAAGAGCTTTTCCTCATTCTATATGCT GGAATTGTATCATCTGCAATTGTCATCTTTCTTCAAACATGGTGTATCCAAAAGGGTGGCCCTGTGTTTGTTGCTGCCTTTCAGCCGTTGCAAACAGTCCTAGTAGCTCTCATGGCAGCAATAATTCTTGGTGATCAGTTATACTCTGGAGG GGTTATTGGTGCAATCCTCATTGTGCTTGGTCTCTACTTAGTCCTATGGGGAAAAACCAGTGAAAAGAACATTACTGAACCACCATCATCATTAACAAAGCCCTTGTTGCTGAATGAAGAGGAAGAGATTAAAGTTGATGATGCAGCTTCAAAAGACATACCATGA